The region CGGTTCCCGGCTTCTGAGTCGGATGAGTGAGGGGTTCGTGGTACACGGCCGTCAGATCTCCGGTCGATGGACGTTAGTAGCGATATCTGAGCTGGATGAGTGGAACGTTATCTTCGGAAATCTTATCAACGATCCGAATGCAGGTTGATCTGTAGGGTGAAACCCGGCAAACGGAAAGGAATCTCCTTCCGAGACCATTGTCCCAATCGATCCGCTCACTTGATTTCGAGAGGATGGAATGACGCTGCTACGCATGGAGGCTCAACATAACGGTCCGTGGAACCTTACGTTGAACCTCCCGTTTTTCGCCCTTCTGCTAAAGGTAGCTGCTTCTACCTGTTTTTTGTGCGTCTGATACCGATCAGACCCAGCAGCCCGGAGCCCAGAAGCCATAGGGCAGCCGGGATCGGGACCTGAGCCGTCTCGATCGTTAACGTGATCCCACTGTTGTAAAAATGACAATCCGGGTCGAAACCAAGGCCGGCGTTTCCATCCGCGAAAAAGGCGTTCAGGTCGGCAAGTTGGCCGGCAGTGAAATCATAAGTAATGTCGTGAGCCGTGGCCGGCAGGTTCTGCCAGTGGTTCAAGAGTATCCCCTGACCGGAGAAGTAATCGCCTCCGCCTTGATTGTCCGTTCCAACCACTACTCCTGCCGCTGCTGAATCCAACAAATGGACCCATAGATCATTCGGTCCCGAGTCAAAGTTTCGGATGTTATCGAAAAACAGGGAAGCGCTTTCGATGATTTCACCATCCGGTATCGACCAGTTTATACCCCAGGTATAGTATTTTTCATGATCTAGGTCCCAAAGATCCGCACTGGGGGATGGGTTGAACGTATAAGTGGTAGCGAAAGCCCACCCGGTCATGGAAAAAACAAACAAACCTACCAACAGGAAACCCAAACTTTTTCTCATAAAAACCTCCTTACCCGGTTTGAAGCGGGTTGCCGCCGGAGCGGCGCATCCGCCCCGTTGAATCGATCAAACGTGAATGAAAGCCCCTCCCAAAAACAAACGCCGAGTCACCCTAATCAAGGCAACCCGGCTATCTCTTCAGGAACATATGAGACCCGTGGCTTTCCGTCCCCGTCTCACGACGGGTTTGGCCATATCATGATTTGATTATCTACAGATTACATGAAGACATGAAGCGTTGTCAAGATAAATAAGTACCTAATTTAATGTAAAAAATAATGTACAGAAGAAATGGTGACTATGTTGGCCGATCCGGAAGCCGCACCGCCGGCGCTCCCTCTGCGTACAGTCGAGAAAGAAGGAACAACCGCCGGTCAGGGCGTATCCCAACGAGCCGCGCGCCCGCCTCGAACGGCGCTTGCAGCTGCAACCGGGAAAGAGGAACCGCCCTGGGAGAGGATCGGAGGATGGAAATGGGTGACCAGGTCGGCAAACCGGGAAAACGTTTTCCCCCGGCGGAAGCAGAGTGGGTGCGGTGTAACAAAAAGACTCTTTCGCGGGTTATCCTTAGTATCCCTGACGCGCCGCCTCGACGATGGCCTTGAGATTCTCGACGGGGGTTTCCAGCGGTATGGCGCATTCGGGGCCGATGATGGAAACGCCCGCCTCGATGGCGTAGCGGGCCTGTCGGTAGACGTCTTCCGGGGAGCCTTGGAACAACACATTGGCGTTGTCGATGTTTCCCACCAGGGACATCCGGTTTCCCACTCTGCGCACGGCCTCTACGGCGTCGATCTGCTGTTCGAAATGGTAGGCGTCAAATCCCGCTTCGGCAAATAGTTCGAGGCGGTCCGCACAGTTCCCGCACACATGCAGGATCAACGGTCCACCGATTTCCGACGTGATCATTTTGTGCAACGGAAGTAGATATTCTTGGTAATGGTGCGGCCCCACGAGGTCTCCCGTGGCGTGGTCCGCCACTACGACCACGTCCGCTCCGGCCTGAAACTGTGCCCTGGCAAAGGCAATGGTAACGGGCGCAAGCCGATCCAGAGTGTGTTTCAGCCGATCCTTCAACTCGGGGTTCCGGCCGGATTTGCCCACGTACAACAGGAAGCGTTCGACACCGGTGAGGTGATAGGACAGTGTCCATGGACCCATGACTTTGCCTACAATGGCGGCGCGGTCACCAGCTTCCCTCCGGAGCAGGGAAAGCGCGTCCAGGACCACCCGCATGGACGGTTTCTCGAGAAGATGATCCGGTATATCGACGGGTGAAAGATCGGGGTGGGGCGCGTCTTTGACATTGGGCATCATGTTCCGGTGACCCCAGTCCACGGTGCACCCAAGGGCGGCCGCTTCCTGTTGGACACTGAACTCCGGCATGATGGTGTCGAATCCGATGACTTCATGTCCGGCTAACGCCAGATCGGCCATGGCGCGCGGATCCAGGTGGGCTTC is a window of Deltaproteobacteria bacterium DNA encoding:
- a CDS encoding VPLPA-CTERM sorting domain-containing protein, giving the protein MRKSLGFLLVGLFVFSMTGWAFATTYTFNPSPSADLWDLDHEKYYTWGINWSIPDGEIIESASLFFDNIRNFDSGPNDLWVHLLDSAAAGVVVGTDNQGGGDYFSGQGILLNHWQNLPATAHDITYDFTAGQLADLNAFFADGNAGLGFDPDCHFYNSGITLTIETAQVPIPAALWLLGSGLLGLIGIRRTKNR
- a CDS encoding MtaA/CmuA family methyltransferase; its protein translation is MKPTPRNLVMAALFGGRKSVRPPVGNPTSIVCHGLMEAAGAGFPEAHLDPRAMADLALAGHEVIGFDTIMPEFSVQQEAAALGCTVDWGHRNMMPNVKDAPHPDLSPVDIPDHLLEKPSMRVVLDALSLLRREAGDRAAIVGKVMGPWTLSYHLTGVERFLLYVGKSGRNPELKDRLKHTLDRLAPVTIAFARAQFQAGADVVVVADHATGDLVGPHHYQEYLLPLHKMITSEIGGPLILHVCGNCADRLELFAEAGFDAYHFEQQIDAVEAVRRVGNRMSLVGNIDNANVLFQGSPEDVYRQARYAIEAGVSIIGPECAIPLETPVENLKAIVEAARQGY